A stretch of Myroides oncorhynchi DNA encodes these proteins:
- a CDS encoding PPK2 family polyphosphate kinase has product MNLEEKYRISNSKVKLEELSTVPDLNFSMTKAFRKVDKLSRNLGKFQDVMYAHNRYSVLICIQGMDTAGKDSLIREVFKSFNARGVVVQSFKKPTSYELEHDYLWRHYVNLPERGKFTVFNRSHYENVLISRVHSQVVMNEMIPGIEKPTDLTEEFWDKRYEEINNFEQHIANNGVIVLKFFLHLSKKEQKKRILRRLEKEKHNWKFEPSDIKEREYWDDYQKYYEEAINRTSTDQCPWYVIPADDKAYCRFTFAKILEEVFSKYDDIKLPRLAPEIQKDLDLYIETLKNEE; this is encoded by the coding sequence ATGAATTTAGAAGAAAAATATAGAATAAGCAATAGTAAAGTGAAGTTAGAAGAACTATCTACAGTTCCTGATTTAAACTTTTCGATGACTAAAGCTTTTCGAAAAGTAGACAAGTTAAGTCGCAACTTGGGCAAGTTTCAAGATGTTATGTATGCCCATAATCGCTATAGTGTACTGATTTGTATTCAAGGAATGGATACTGCAGGGAAAGATAGTTTAATACGTGAAGTATTCAAATCATTTAATGCTAGAGGAGTTGTTGTACAGAGTTTTAAGAAACCAACTTCGTATGAATTAGAGCACGATTATCTATGGAGACATTATGTCAATCTGCCTGAGAGAGGAAAGTTTACTGTTTTTAACCGTAGTCACTACGAGAATGTATTAATCTCACGAGTGCATTCGCAAGTGGTAATGAATGAGATGATACCTGGTATAGAGAAACCGACTGATCTAACAGAAGAGTTTTGGGATAAACGCTATGAGGAAATCAATAATTTCGAACAGCATATTGCTAACAATGGAGTTATCGTACTGAAGTTCTTTTTACACTTGAGTAAAAAAGAACAGAAGAAGAGAATATTGCGTAGACTTGAAAAGGAAAAGCACAATTGGAAGTTCGAACCAAGTGATATCAAAGAAAGAGAGTATTGGGATGATTATCAGAAGTATTATGAAGAAGCTATTAATAGAACGTCTACTGATCAGTGTCCTTGGTATGTGATACCAGCAGATGATAAGGCATACTGTAGATTTACTTTTGCTAAGATATTAGAAGAAGTATTCAGTAAATATGATGATATCAAGTTACCCAGACTAGCTCCTGAGATTCAGAAAGATTTAGATTTGTATATCGAGACATTAAAGAATGAAGAGTAA
- a CDS encoding HlyD family secretion protein, giving the protein MKNKVVSAIVAIVIVLLILIISLWYMSAPTETYLQGQVDATQINVASKIPGRVEDILVKEGQQVKAGDLLLKISTPEIDAKLLQAESARKAAQAMDDKANKGARGEEISATYNMWQQAKAGAELAEKTYKRVDNLFNEKVVPAQKRDEAYTQYKASQEVEKAAYAKYQMVQNGARVEDKAAALAMVGQAQGAVNEVLSLKGEGDVKAPQNGEVLSIMPNKGEIVNSGYPVVNLVDLSDVWVYFNIKEDLMPKFKMNGKFMARFPALGDELVELEVKYIAAQGDYATWTATKTKGDFDMKTFQIKAYPTKKVEGLRPGMSALVLESSLK; this is encoded by the coding sequence ATGAAGAATAAAGTTGTAAGTGCAATCGTTGCAATCGTAATCGTACTTTTGATTTTAATAATCTCACTATGGTATATGAGTGCTCCTACAGAGACTTATTTACAAGGACAGGTAGATGCTACACAGATTAATGTAGCTTCAAAAATACCAGGACGAGTAGAGGATATTTTAGTAAAAGAGGGACAACAGGTTAAAGCTGGTGATTTATTATTAAAAATAAGTACTCCTGAAATAGATGCGAAGTTATTACAAGCAGAGTCTGCTAGAAAGGCAGCTCAAGCAATGGATGACAAAGCGAATAAAGGAGCTAGAGGTGAAGAGATATCTGCTACTTATAATATGTGGCAACAAGCTAAGGCTGGAGCTGAATTAGCAGAAAAAACGTATAAGCGCGTCGATAATTTATTTAATGAAAAGGTAGTACCTGCTCAAAAAAGAGATGAGGCATATACACAATACAAAGCTTCTCAAGAAGTAGAGAAAGCAGCTTATGCTAAGTATCAAATGGTGCAAAATGGTGCTCGTGTAGAAGATAAAGCAGCTGCATTAGCGATGGTAGGACAAGCACAAGGAGCAGTAAATGAGGTGTTATCCCTAAAAGGAGAAGGAGATGTTAAAGCTCCCCAAAATGGAGAAGTACTTAGTATTATGCCTAATAAAGGAGAGATTGTTAACTCTGGTTATCCAGTGGTTAATCTAGTAGACTTGTCAGATGTTTGGGTTTATTTTAATATAAAAGAAGATCTCATGCCTAAGTTTAAGATGAACGGTAAGTTTATGGCTAGATTTCCTGCTTTAGGTGATGAATTAGTAGAATTGGAAGTAAAATATATTGCCGCTCAAGGAGATTATGCAACATGGACTGCAACTAAGACTAAAGGTGATTTTGATATGAAAACTTTTCAAATAAAAGCTTACCCTACTAAGAAGGTTGAGGGGCTTAGACCTGGTATGAGTGCATTAGTATTAGAAAGTAGTTTGAAATAG
- a CDS encoding ABC transporter permease — MLVGFFYSYVYSHETFDDLPVAIVDNDQAKLGQQVGRMIDATHQIKVVYRTTDFDAAKEIYDKGQVRGIIMIPKDFTKDMQKGEVPAISVYADASYMLYYKQTLGAVMVSMGTFNAQVEVNKAMAKSTPMDQAIATRRPFNVTAVPLYNINVGYATFLMPVVFIIALQTLQLTAMGIMGGTLREGGRFAQVFAYAEKRRFNNVFLTFGRGLAYLVISMVLLLIEILIVMHVYNLPQRGKIVEIMVFLIPVILSITFLGMGLVNFFKRREDAIMSITVFSIPALMISGTSWPTVAFPAWIKAVSVLAPSTLGVKGFVSLTQFGASLSEINDVFIKMWGLCLFYFIFAVWTNRRFRRENK, encoded by the coding sequence ATGTTAGTCGGTTTTTTCTATTCTTACGTGTATTCACATGAGACATTTGATGATCTGCCAGTTGCGATTGTAGATAATGATCAGGCTAAGCTAGGTCAGCAAGTAGGCAGAATGATAGATGCAACTCATCAGATAAAAGTGGTCTATAGAACTACTGATTTTGATGCCGCAAAAGAGATATATGACAAAGGTCAAGTAAGAGGGATTATAATGATTCCAAAAGACTTTACTAAGGATATGCAAAAAGGGGAAGTACCTGCTATATCAGTATATGCTGATGCTTCTTATATGCTGTATTATAAACAGACTTTAGGTGCTGTAATGGTATCTATGGGAACATTCAATGCTCAAGTAGAGGTCAATAAAGCTATGGCTAAAAGTACACCTATGGATCAGGCCATAGCTACTAGACGACCATTTAATGTTACTGCAGTACCGTTATATAATATTAATGTAGGATACGCTACGTTCTTAATGCCTGTTGTATTCATTATAGCTTTACAGACATTACAATTGACTGCTATGGGAATTATGGGAGGAACGTTGCGCGAAGGGGGAAGATTTGCTCAAGTATTCGCTTATGCAGAGAAAAGAAGATTTAATAATGTCTTTTTAACTTTTGGAAGAGGATTAGCATATTTAGTCATTTCTATGGTACTATTATTAATAGAGATATTAATAGTCATGCACGTATATAACTTACCTCAGAGAGGAAAGATAGTTGAGATAATGGTGTTCTTAATACCAGTTATATTATCTATTACATTTTTGGGAATGGGATTGGTAAACTTCTTTAAACGCAGAGAAGATGCTATTATGAGCATTACTGTATTTTCTATCCCAGCGTTGATGATAAGTGGTACTTCTTGGCCAACTGTTGCTTTTCCGGCTTGGATTAAAGCTGTGTCTGTCTTGGCTCCTAGTACATTAGGGGTGAAGGGATTCGTATCATTAACACAATTCGGAGCTTCATTATCTGAAATTAACGACGTATTTATTAAAATGTGGGGGCTTTGTCTTTTTTATTTTATATTTGCAGTCTGGACAAACAGGAGATTTAGAAGAGAAAACAAATAA
- a CDS encoding TolC family protein: protein MKRLDFKNYLSVIGGVLFCFSMSSSVYAQESMTFTEAYNKMYQDNSLIKAVEKQEEIHHYKWEAMKGLRYPSIKAFGGGVYVGRSLGIDLNGLKNGIGDFIHLPNPDLLGNWSMSFNKRDMAFGGFMATWPLYTGGKINAAIKAHEIESKIGEKDLEKTKNKLITELAQRYYSVKLAEEAVIVRKAVLEGMNKHLHDATKLEEHGMIAAVEKMSADVAVSEANRQLDGALKDAQLARLALANTLEMDVVTANLRSEFFSIPQLESVSFFQESANDNYPDLQKLVLQKELADQGVKVKQSANYPTVFGFGQTILAHNNPILVGEKDNKPWVVGVGVTYTLFEGFKNKNEIRAAKATRESVELFEAKAKSDVKMLVAKLYQDIQKQEDQIKNLNVQEKLAVEYLRVRNKAFSEGFATSTEVVDAEMNLSGVRLMKLQANYNYAVGVASLFEVAGLSHDFLQYTN, encoded by the coding sequence ATGAAGCGATTAGATTTTAAGAATTATCTTTCAGTTATAGGAGGAGTTTTATTCTGTTTTAGTATGTCTAGTTCAGTGTATGCCCAAGAGAGTATGACATTCACTGAAGCGTATAATAAGATGTATCAAGATAACAGTCTTATTAAAGCAGTAGAAAAACAAGAAGAAATACATCATTATAAATGGGAAGCAATGAAAGGATTGAGATATCCTTCTATTAAAGCTTTTGGTGGCGGAGTCTATGTTGGACGTTCGCTAGGTATTGACTTAAATGGATTAAAGAATGGCATCGGTGATTTTATTCACTTGCCTAATCCTGATTTATTAGGAAATTGGTCTATGTCGTTTAATAAACGAGATATGGCATTTGGAGGATTTATGGCGACATGGCCTTTATATACAGGAGGGAAGATCAATGCAGCGATAAAGGCGCATGAAATCGAGAGTAAAATAGGAGAGAAAGATCTTGAAAAAACAAAGAACAAACTTATTACTGAATTAGCTCAGCGTTATTATTCTGTGAAGTTAGCAGAAGAAGCAGTTATAGTGCGTAAAGCCGTGTTAGAAGGAATGAATAAGCACTTGCATGATGCAACGAAGTTAGAGGAGCATGGTATGATAGCGGCAGTAGAGAAGATGAGTGCAGATGTAGCAGTATCAGAAGCAAATAGACAGTTAGATGGTGCTCTAAAAGACGCACAGCTAGCTAGGTTAGCTTTGGCTAACACATTAGAAATGGATGTAGTGACTGCTAATCTGCGCAGTGAGTTTTTTTCTATTCCACAATTAGAAAGTGTAAGTTTCTTTCAAGAGTCAGCAAATGATAATTATCCGGATTTGCAGAAATTAGTATTGCAAAAAGAATTAGCTGATCAAGGAGTTAAAGTAAAGCAGTCTGCTAATTACCCAACAGTATTTGGATTTGGTCAAACCATTCTAGCTCATAACAATCCTATTTTAGTAGGTGAAAAAGATAATAAACCTTGGGTAGTAGGTGTAGGAGTTACTTATACATTATTTGAAGGATTTAAAAATAAAAACGAAATTAGAGCAGCTAAAGCAACTAGAGAAAGTGTTGAATTATTTGAAGCTAAGGCTAAGAGTGATGTGAAGATGTTAGTGGCAAAGTTGTATCAAGATATACAAAAACAAGAAGATCAGATAAAGAATCTTAATGTACAAGAGAAGTTGGCAGTAGAGTATCTTCGCGTTCGAAACAAGGCTTTCTCAGAAGGTTTTGCTACGTCTACAGAAGTAGTAGACGCAGAGATGAATCTGTCAGGAGTAAGACTGATGAAGCTACAGGCTAATTATAATTATGCAGTAGGAGTGGCATCGCTCTTTGAAGTAGCTGGGTTAAGTCATGATTTTTTACAATACACAAACTAA
- the lipA gene encoding lipoyl synthase encodes MDTILDTNIEPKAKPKWLRVKLPTGKKYTELRGLVDKYKLNTICTSGSCPNMGECWGEGTATFMILGNICTRSCGFCGVKTGRPETVDWDEPEKVARSIKLMSIKHAVITSVDRDDLKDGGSIIWAETVQAVRRISPGTTMETLIPDFQGIERNIDRIIEVNPEIVSHNMETVRRLTREVRIQAKYDRSLEVLRYLKEKGINRTKSGIMLGLGETEEEVIQTMHDLRAVNLDVLTIGQYLQPSKKHLPVKEFITPEQFEKYEKIGLELGFRHVESGALVRSSYRAQKHLL; translated from the coding sequence ATGGATACAATCTTAGACACCAATATAGAACCTAAAGCTAAACCAAAATGGCTACGTGTGAAGCTTCCTACAGGGAAGAAATACACTGAACTTAGAGGTTTAGTAGATAAATATAAACTTAACACAATCTGTACTTCGGGTAGTTGTCCTAATATGGGAGAATGCTGGGGAGAGGGAACGGCTACATTTATGATATTAGGAAATATCTGTACGCGTTCTTGTGGATTCTGTGGAGTAAAAACAGGACGTCCTGAAACAGTGGATTGGGATGAACCAGAGAAAGTAGCTCGTTCGATCAAATTAATGTCTATCAAACACGCTGTTATCACTAGTGTGGATAGAGATGACCTTAAAGACGGTGGGTCTATTATCTGGGCAGAAACTGTGCAAGCAGTGAGAAGAATCAGTCCCGGCACAACAATGGAAACATTGATACCTGATTTCCAAGGAATAGAAAGAAATATAGACCGTATCATCGAAGTCAATCCAGAAATCGTATCTCACAATATGGAGACGGTAAGAAGACTGACGCGTGAAGTACGTATACAGGCTAAATACGATAGAAGTTTAGAAGTACTTAGATATCTAAAAGAAAAAGGTATCAACAGAACTAAGTCTGGTATCATGCTAGGTCTAGGAGAAACTGAAGAAGAGGTAATCCAAACAATGCATGACCTTAGAGCAGTAAACTTAGATGTATTAACCATCGGTCAATACTTACAACCAAGTAAAAAACACTTACCTGTAAAAGAGTTTATCACTCCAGAGCAGTTTGAGAAATACGAGAAAATAGGACTAGAATTAGGCTTTAGACACGTAGAGAGTGGTGCTTTAGTTCGCTCTTCTTACAGAGCTCAAAAACACCTACTTTAG
- a CDS encoding ABC-F family ATP-binding cassette domain-containing protein, which yields MITVNDISVQFGGTTLFSGVNFSINENDKIALMGKNGAGKSTLLKIVAGENKPSSGAISAPKDAVIAYLPQHLLTADNCTVMEETSKAFSEVFSMKKEIDELNEELTVRTDYESDAYMKLIERVSELSEKFYSIEEVNYEAEVEKILKGLGFTREDFSRPTSEFSGGWRMRIELAKILLLKPDLILLDEPTNHMDIESIQWLEDFLINSAKAVMVISHDRAFVDNITNRTIEVTMGKIYDYKAKYSDYLVLRQDRRAHQLKAYEEQQKMIAENTEFIERFKGTYSKTLQVQSRVKMLEKLDIIEVDEVDNSALRLKFPPAARSGQYPIVVKELSKKYGDHVVFKDASIVVERGQKVSFVGKNGEGKSTMIKAIMKEIDFEGSLELGHNVQVGYFAQNQASLLDENQTIFETVDRIAEGDIRTQIKNILGAFMFSGDDIQKKVKVLSGGEKTRLAMVKLLLEPYNVLILDEPTNHLDMKTKDIIKDALKEFEGTVILVSHDRDFLDGLAEKVFEFGNKRVVEHFENIKGFLELKKMESLRDIEKK from the coding sequence ATGATTACAGTTAACGATATTTCAGTTCAGTTCGGAGGTACTACTTTATTTAGTGGTGTCAATTTTTCAATCAATGAAAACGACAAGATTGCTCTAATGGGAAAAAATGGAGCAGGAAAATCTACTTTATTAAAGATAGTAGCAGGGGAGAATAAGCCTTCATCTGGAGCTATATCTGCACCTAAAGATGCTGTTATAGCATACTTACCACAGCATTTACTGACTGCTGATAACTGTACAGTAATGGAGGAAACTTCTAAAGCGTTCTCTGAGGTATTCTCAATGAAAAAAGAGATAGATGAGCTTAATGAAGAGCTGACTGTACGTACGGATTATGAGAGTGATGCTTATATGAAGTTGATTGAGAGAGTATCTGAGTTAAGTGAGAAGTTCTATTCTATCGAAGAAGTGAATTATGAAGCAGAGGTAGAGAAGATTCTTAAAGGATTAGGGTTTACAAGAGAAGATTTTTCACGTCCTACTTCTGAATTTAGTGGAGGATGGAGAATGCGTATCGAATTAGCAAAGATATTATTGCTTAAGCCAGATTTGATTTTATTAGATGAGCCTACGAACCACATGGATATCGAGAGTATTCAGTGGTTAGAAGATTTCTTGATTAATTCGGCTAAGGCCGTTATGGTTATTTCGCATGACCGTGCATTCGTTGATAATATTACTAATCGTACGATAGAAGTAACGATGGGTAAAATCTATGATTATAAAGCTAAATATTCTGACTATTTAGTATTGCGTCAAGATAGACGTGCTCACCAGTTAAAAGCGTATGAGGAGCAACAAAAGATGATTGCTGAAAATACGGAGTTCATCGAGCGTTTTAAAGGAACATATTCAAAAACGTTGCAAGTGCAATCACGTGTGAAGATGTTAGAAAAGTTAGATATTATCGAAGTAGATGAAGTAGATAACTCAGCATTGAGATTAAAATTTCCACCAGCTGCACGTTCTGGACAGTATCCTATCGTAGTGAAAGAGCTTTCTAAGAAGTACGGTGATCACGTAGTGTTTAAGGATGCAAGTATAGTAGTAGAGCGCGGACAGAAAGTATCTTTCGTAGGAAAGAATGGTGAAGGTAAGTCTACTATGATTAAGGCGATTATGAAAGAAATAGACTTCGAAGGAAGTTTAGAGTTAGGTCATAATGTTCAGGTGGGGTATTTCGCACAGAATCAAGCTTCATTATTAGATGAGAATCAGACGATATTTGAAACTGTAGATAGAATCGCAGAGGGAGATATCAGAACACAGATTAAAAATATCTTAGGGGCATTTATGTTCTCTGGAGATGATATTCAAAAGAAAGTGAAGGTATTATCTGGAGGAGAGAAGACTCGTTTAGCAATGGTAAAACTGTTGTTAGAACCTTATAATGTATTGATTCTGGATGAGCCGACGAACCACTTAGATATGAAGACGAAGGATATTATCAAGGATGCTTTAAAGGAGTTCGAAGGAACTGTGATTTTAGTATCTCATGACCGTGATTTCTTAGATGGATTAGCAGAGAAAGTATTCGAGTTTGGTAATAAACGCGTGGTAGAACACTTCGAAAATATCAAAGGTTTCTTGGAACTTAAAAAGATGGAGAGTCTTAGAGATATCGAGAAAAAGTAA
- a CDS encoding DUF6929 family protein has translation MKQIALELLFQLLGIGAASGLVYDDNQVHIISDNSTYFYHYNIEQQHLYKTTLVSDNLSEENIHKTAKPDYESITTDGINYYIFGSGSKPNRIKLVEVNRLTNEVLSENELDILYDSMKSFANLSDEDFNIEGVIYDNDLWYFFNRGNGPKGANGIFVVKGNNILNDFQITYTPIKLPKLNKVQTSFTDAIKVEDKIYFLAAAEDGKSTYADGEIKGTILGRINTAKLKLEKTLTISNTHKFEGITLYSQEGNNLEFLLCEDPDNDENKSGIYKLSIKN, from the coding sequence ATGAAACAAATTGCTTTAGAACTACTTTTTCAACTATTAGGTATTGGGGCTGCCTCAGGGCTAGTATATGACGATAATCAAGTACATATTATCTCGGACAATTCTACTTACTTTTATCACTATAACATAGAGCAACAACATTTATACAAAACTACTTTAGTTAGTGATAACTTAAGTGAAGAGAATATTCACAAAACTGCTAAACCTGACTATGAATCTATTACTACAGATGGTATCAACTATTATATTTTTGGCTCAGGGTCTAAGCCCAACCGTATAAAATTAGTAGAAGTAAATAGATTGACTAATGAAGTGTTATCAGAGAATGAACTTGATATTCTTTATGATTCTATGAAAAGTTTTGCTAATCTAAGTGATGAGGACTTTAATATTGAAGGAGTGATTTATGATAACGACTTATGGTATTTTTTTAATAGAGGTAATGGGCCTAAAGGAGCTAATGGAATATTCGTTGTAAAGGGAAACAACATATTAAATGACTTCCAAATCACCTATACTCCTATCAAACTACCAAAGCTTAATAAAGTACAAACAAGCTTTACTGACGCCATAAAAGTAGAAGATAAAATATACTTCCTTGCCGCTGCTGAAGATGGTAAATCAACTTATGCTGATGGGGAAATAAAAGGAACTATATTAGGAAGAATAAACACTGCTAAACTAAAACTAGAGAAAACACTAACCATTAGTAACACACATAAATTCGAAGGAATCACACTCTATAGTCAAGAAGGAAACAACTTAGAATTCTTATTATGTGAAGATCCCGACAATGATGAGAATAAATCAGGGATATACAAATTATCAATAAAAAACTAA
- the nhaA gene encoding Na+/H+ antiporter NhaA: MEDQIKVTPADKWISNPMSRFMSKSTSGGMVLFVAAMFAIFMANSQWADAYVSFWDDTHIGFSLNDMVLNHSLKLWVNDGLMAIFFFVVGLELKRELTTGELSSPKKAMLPIIAAIGGMVVPALVYTFFNAGTDAAHGWGIPMATDIAFALGVLFLLGDKVPTSLKVFLTALAIADDLGAVLVIAIFYTNELSMLHLGMGLGFFGLLLLSNFIGVRNTVYYAVIGIGGVWLCFLLSGVHATIASVLVAFAIPSKAKVHESYFVAKLNKLRDRFSKIDPDDKVPHLTGEQMECVQDIKELSAGALPPSIRLEHSMHNFVSFFVMPVFALANAAIPIHLGDGGLSAVTLGVAFGLLVGKVIGVAGLTGLLIKLKVVPMPKGMTYINLLGLGFLAAIGFTMSLFVTELAFDINLHPEFPDQAKLGILIASGLGGIIGYILLFMNGKKTGVQAE, translated from the coding sequence ATGGAAGATCAAATTAAGGTAACCCCAGCAGATAAGTGGATTTCAAATCCGATGAGTCGCTTCATGAGCAAGTCTACATCAGGGGGAATGGTATTATTCGTAGCAGCAATGTTTGCTATTTTTATGGCCAACTCACAGTGGGCTGATGCGTATGTAAGTTTTTGGGATGATACTCATATAGGCTTTTCGTTAAATGATATGGTTTTAAACCACTCACTTAAATTATGGGTAAATGACGGTCTTATGGCTATCTTCTTCTTTGTAGTGGGGTTAGAACTTAAACGTGAATTAACTACTGGAGAGCTATCTTCACCTAAGAAAGCGATGTTACCTATCATCGCAGCAATAGGAGGGATGGTAGTACCAGCTTTAGTATATACATTCTTTAATGCAGGTACAGATGCTGCTCATGGATGGGGTATCCCAATGGCAACTGATATTGCTTTTGCATTGGGGGTATTATTTTTATTAGGGGATAAGGTACCAACTTCATTAAAGGTGTTCTTAACAGCATTAGCTATAGCAGATGATTTAGGTGCTGTATTAGTTATTGCTATATTCTATACGAATGAGCTATCTATGCTTCATTTAGGTATGGGATTAGGGTTCTTTGGCTTGTTGTTATTAAGTAATTTTATCGGAGTTAGAAATACAGTGTATTACGCTGTTATTGGTATTGGTGGAGTGTGGTTGTGTTTCTTATTATCAGGAGTACATGCTACTATTGCTTCAGTATTAGTAGCTTTTGCTATTCCGAGTAAGGCTAAAGTACACGAATCATATTTCGTGGCTAAATTAAATAAATTAAGAGATCGCTTTAGTAAGATAGATCCTGATGATAAGGTTCCTCATTTGACAGGAGAACAAATGGAGTGTGTGCAGGATATAAAAGAATTATCTGCAGGTGCTTTGCCTCCATCTATTCGTTTAGAGCACAGTATGCATAATTTTGTTTCATTCTTTGTAATGCCAGTTTTTGCATTAGCGAATGCTGCTATTCCTATTCATTTAGGAGATGGAGGATTAAGTGCTGTGACATTAGGAGTAGCTTTCGGATTATTAGTTGGTAAGGTTATCGGAGTAGCAGGTCTAACAGGTCTGTTGATCAAGCTAAAAGTAGTGCCTATGCCTAAGGGAATGACTTATATTAATTTATTAGGATTGGGATTCTTAGCAGCTATTGGATTTACGATGTCCTTATTCGTTACAGAATTAGCTTTTGATATTAATCTTCATCCAGAATTTCCTGATCAGGCTAAGTTAGGTATTCTTATTGCGTCAGGTTTAGGTGGTATTATAGGATACATTCTACTATTTATGAATGGAAAGAAAACAGGAGTACAAGCAGAATAG
- a CDS encoding ABC transporter permease, with protein MTKKGFLSIFKDECVRIFSSPRLLVLMIGVPVMLFYFYFSLLNKGISRDMPVTLLDLDKSKLSRQLGRMIDATASMDIAYEVSDELEGQKTIQKGDSFALIIIPKDFQKNIQKSIYTNVVCYYNGQYLLPAGLIQRDFQLTAGSFAAGAKIMSLEQSGLMADQAVATVVPTGTNSHVLYNPYTSYGYYLNVAFMPMSFQIIIMVISIYAFGSVLKYNRGKELLERSNDNIFVAIIARILPYTLIFCLLGLLMNSLLYYKIGVPFRGNFFVLNLFFCSFVVVCQSMAFFMATLLSSMRTALTIGGSYAALAFSFAGYTFPPEGMSAFTRGLNYIFPFHSYMRFTVDYAIRGIQYNSIQQNYVITMAVFVCLGALCIPIYYKKLKKGGYNVERVDK; from the coding sequence ATGACGAAAAAAGGTTTTTTATCTATATTTAAAGATGAGTGTGTTCGGATATTCTCTTCACCTAGACTATTGGTCTTGATGATAGGAGTACCTGTGATGTTATTCTATTTTTACTTTTCCTTATTGAATAAAGGGATTTCGAGAGATATGCCAGTTACATTATTGGACTTAGACAAAAGTAAGTTGTCACGTCAGCTAGGACGTATGATAGATGCTACTGCAAGTATGGATATCGCTTACGAAGTGAGTGATGAATTAGAGGGACAAAAAACTATTCAAAAAGGAGATTCTTTTGCTCTAATTATAATTCCAAAAGATTTTCAGAAGAATATACAGAAGAGTATCTATACTAATGTAGTATGTTACTATAATGGACAGTATCTACTGCCTGCTGGTTTAATCCAAAGAGACTTTCAGTTAACTGCTGGTAGTTTTGCTGCAGGAGCAAAGATAATGAGCCTAGAACAAAGTGGACTGATGGCTGATCAAGCGGTCGCTACAGTAGTACCTACAGGTACTAATAGCCATGTGTTATATAATCCATATACAAGTTATGGTTATTATCTAAACGTTGCTTTTATGCCAATGTCATTTCAGATTATCATTATGGTAATCTCTATTTATGCATTTGGCTCAGTGCTGAAGTATAATCGAGGTAAAGAATTATTAGAGCGAAGCAATGACAATATATTCGTAGCTATTATCGCTCGCATATTACCATATACTTTAATATTCTGCCTACTAGGGTTGTTAATGAATTCACTGTTGTATTATAAGATAGGAGTACCTTTTAGAGGAAATTTCTTTGTGTTGAATTTATTCTTTTGTTCATTCGTGGTTGTGTGTCAGAGTATGGCTTTCTTTATGGCAACGCTATTGTCAAGTATGCGTACTGCGTTAACTATTGGAGGATCTTATGCTGCATTAGCATTCTCTTTTGCAGGATATACATTTCCACCAGAAGGGATGAGTGCATTCACTCGAGGGCTTAATTATATATTTCCCTTCCATTCGTATATGCGATTTACAGTTGATTATGCGATTAGAGGAATTCAATATAATAGTATTCAACAGAACTATGTAATAACAATGGCAGTGTTCGTATGTTTAGGAGCATTGTGTATTCCTATTTATTACAAGAAATTGAAGAAAGGAGGGTATAATGTTGAGAGGGTTGATAAATAA